In a single window of the Ficedula albicollis isolate OC2 chromosome 13, FicAlb1.5, whole genome shotgun sequence genome:
- the IL12B gene encoding interleukin-12 subunit beta, with protein sequence MDKSGLFKDWMKQNLSAPDFGTRTLFPSHPSQPSAAAPARGSQETMSHLLCALLSLLSFAALLESAQWKLQENVLVIESQWDAEAPASSVELTCDSSEEQVYWEKDSEWKQEGKTLTAAVKEFPDAGNYSCLSQQSHKVLSSHLLLIAKINSQGQMLRWILKSFKGSSETFLKCEAKNYSGIFTCSWMTENKSPDVKFTIRSLKGPQGDVSCSSPVAVTEGALTTYTAQCHKESFCPFAEEHQPIDIFLEVIDLVEYENYSASFFIRDIIKPDPPQCQYVATNGTVTWAYPRTWSTPNSYFPLTFKVKVKRPRKHRYQVYDTEEQSLQLAAPGPAEVWLQARDCCYLSSWSEWSSPCR encoded by the exons ACTTTGGGACCAGAACTTTGTTTCCTTCACATCCTTCACaaccttcagctgcagctccagccagaggTTCCCAGGAAACG atgtCTCATCTCCTCTGTGCCTTACTGTCCTTGCTTTCCTTTGCTGCCCTACTGGAAAGTGCCCAGTggaaactgcaggaaaatg tgctcgTCATCGAATCCCAGTGGGACGCCGAGGCCCCGGCCAGCAGCGTGGAGCTCACCTGTGacagctcagaggagcaggtTTACTGGGAAAAGGACTCAGAATggaagcaggaagggaagaCTCTGACTGCTGCAGTGAAGGAGTTCCCAGATGCTGGGAATTACAGctgcctgagccagcagagccacaaagtgctcagctcccacctcctcctcatCGCCAAAATCAACTCCCAGGGGCAGATGCTGAGGTGGATCCTGAAAAGCTTCAAAG GGTCCAGTGAGACATTTTTGAAGTGTGAGGCAAAGAACTACTCTGGAATTTTCACATGTTCCTGGATGACAGAAAATAAGAGCCCAGATGTGAAGTTCACCATCAGAAGCCTGAAAGG CCCCCAGGGGGAcgtgtcctgcagcagccccgTGGCTGTCACCGAGGGGGCCCTGACCACCtacacagcccagtgccacaaGGAGAGCTTCTGTCCCTTTGCTGAGGAGCACCAGCCCATCGACATCTTCCTGGAGGTCATCGACCTGGTGGAGTACGAGAACTACAGCGCCAGCTTCTTCATCAGGGACATCA TAAAGCCTGACCCCCCCCAGTGCCAGTACGTGGCCACCAATGGAACAGTGACCTGGGCATATCCCAGAACCTGGAGCACCCCAAACTCCTACTTCCCTTTGACTTTCAAGGTCAAAGTTAAAAGACCAAGGAAACACAGATACCAG gtgtacGACACGGAGGAgcagtccctgcagctggcagccccCGGGCCAGCAGAGGTGTGGCTGCAGGCCAGGGACTGCTGCTACCTCTCCTCCTGGAGCGAGTGGTCCTCGCCCTGCAGGTAA